cttgtatccaggtgctgcaaacccctacctgccttgtttgtttttcctcttgtaaactgtcaataaaagggcttggggagaaacgggacggcagagttgccccctgcatctctcacttgccgaaacgacatgctgtctctGTTGGTGTAAGACTacaattatgtgtgctgtattgtaaggtgaaccccaaaattgtgattttagAGGCCTCTCTGCTGAAGCTTAAACCTACAAAGTTCAGAgctctgaaaacatttatttctctAATAGGGAGCATTGTTCTTGCGACCGCCCTGACCGCAAACTGCTTGCCTTGTAAAAAGCAAGCTAAGCTATATCCTGCACCCAAAAACTTGCTAAAACCGCCAAAGTTTgtcttagaaatactctttgatgttgtgttcttatgattctcagaaaagccacctgctctcttctcctcctgaccccctccccagagagctttgcttcatggttatctgtgacatgtaaCTATCTCAAAGTATAGCTAgagccaacaaactggtcgcCAACCACATATACCGGAACGCATCCAAATTTAAACAAGACATAgacaagaagaaagaggaggtgaaatactaattagccaatcattaattcaatgctgcttgttgacgtatcattataaaaatgaatgtattgctagcaaaattcgtcctggacccaactagatctagttgataagagctctggtaataaactttcacggATTTTTTCaatcatttgcctttttgcaactgaatcgcgtggtcttgtgactggcACTCAAGGGGCAAAGTTGTCAGTATTTCTAAAAGCGTCTGGGAAAGGCTAGGCTGGAAAACTTCCtccttgggtttgtttgtttttgtgtgtgtgcaaaggaGTCGAGGGaacattcaaacattatagatagataaaataatgtaaaagtgtaattattcattcattacattaattagaggtcaacataatgcattctatcatttaaaagaattgTCGATTATATACGcatatatgaagaaaaatatgTGCATAATATACAGAAGGcgccattttgtatttttgtcccCCTTCCAAAAAATATTTAGATCCGACCCTGATCTCAGGGCAGCAGAGTGAGGTGGAAGTCTGAAGCCCACACTTCAAACCAGGGGAAAACTCTTTCTCCAGAAAACGAAGCCTTTGGGAAAGTGAAAATGTGGTCTTCGGTCACAGCATTGAAAAATGCCACCTTCTCCTCCTCGTAGTCCAAATACACCCAGATCACGTTGGGAACTTTTCTCAGACAGAGCACTTCTGTAGGGGAAGTGAGACCGTGGTATTCGCCATCCCACACTTTAATTGCCCAGATGCCTTCCTCGGGACTAAtgttgaaatttccctttctcctcACGGTCTCTCTGGCAACCCCCATACTCCAGTATTTCCCATTTCCAGTATCCACCCTCCAGCAGTGTTTCCCTGAGGTAAATCCCTTATGAGTCAGGACACTGATGTGATGGTCAAATCTTTTTATGTTTGTGGGTAGCGTATTCACCGCACTGTTTCCACGGCACACCCTTTTGCCATCCTTTGACAGAACCAACTGGTAATGTGCAGTATCTGGATCCAAAGTCAGGTTCtctgaaaaaaaagaacaacaaattgCAAGGGGGAGGAAAATCAGACGGTTTACCTGAAGGAAAGATGGGTCCTGGATGACACACATGTTTTATGTTGCTCAGAACAATTAAAGGGGGCCACGTTTTGGTTCAGTTTGTGGTACTGAGGACACGAAGCGTCTGAGCAACTTACTTTtgccaggaaggggggaaagggaaaaaaaattatgacAAAATGCCAGTGGGCATATGCAGAGCATCATTTATGTCTGAAAAAAAGCTAgattttgggttgtttttttaaaaaattggctatTGTTTCTGCTGAGTCTTTTCTCCCTGAGAGAAATCAAAAACCAGGgaggagagagcaagagagagcacttaactcttaggccccttccacacaagcaaaataatgcgttttcaaaccactttcacaactgtttgcaagtggattttgccattccgcacagcttcaaagagcattgaaagcagtctgaaagtgcattattctgcatgtgcgcaatgAGCCAGAGTCTCAAAAGCAATTCGAAAACCCCGACAGAACTCCACAATCTATTATATTACTTATCCCGCCTTTTCTCCAAAGCACTCAGGGCATGTGATTGTCCCCTCCTGTATTTTATCCCTGCAACAATCTTaggaggtaggccaggctgaggaAGTGACTGGTCCCAGGTGGGCTTGATCACTGAGCAGGGAACCTGGGTAATCCTAATCCATCACTTGAACCACTGCTCCGGGCTAACAAACGGAGCTCTCTCCATTGTAAGAGACTccaaggtcgattctgcacttgcgttatcaacctaagttcgagctgcgttcgactcaagtgctccacacaaccactgggatcgacgtggttttgtaccagcttcgccccgtgtaacggtcaaatttccgactccagttgggaactactactttttcagggaaccacgctcgaactcagctcgattccagtaaagtgcggaatctctggtgccaggagtcccccattcagccaatcacagctgagtgtttcgggcatgcgtacagctggccaatcaaaaaacaccaccttcgtccctccattcctgtggcagttttttttataacatgggtggggatagacggaacatggccgtagaacaggaGCCAATCAgg
This genomic stretch from Sphaerodactylus townsendi isolate TG3544 unplaced genomic scaffold, MPM_Stown_v2.3 scaffold_1713, whole genome shotgun sequence harbors:
- the LOC125424995 gene encoding E3 ubiquitin-protein ligase TRIM38-like translates to MLAVFLTASITLKLSLLLVLFQPVFQGSSSETFGSAVSFRSCELAHRNLTENLTLDPDTAHYQLVLSKDGKRVCRGNSAVNTLPTNIKRFDHHISVLTHKGFTSGKHCWRVDTGNGKYWSMGVARETVRRKGNFNISPEEGIWAIKVWDGEYHGLTSPTEVLCLRKVPNVIWVYLDYEEEKVAFFNAVTEDHIFTFPKASFSGERVFPWFEVWASDFHLTLLP